One window from the genome of Luteithermobacter gelatinilyticus encodes:
- a CDS encoding alpha/beta hydrolase: protein MTQTAQPDFLVLPDGRQIAYHKTEGTGPTVVFLGGFMSDMEGSKALALEDFCRQRGQAYVRFDYSGHGKSSGRFEEGTIGRWKEDALAVVKQVTQGPLILVGSSMGGWIGLLVALEITERVLGFVGIAAAPDFTRELMWDLYDEGIRATLQRDGVYYEPSEYSEEPYPITMNLIQEGDHHLLFGRGGIELNCPVRLLHGLEDRDVPPHWSQRICDNLVSDDVTITYVKKGDHRLSTEDDLRRLCQAVADLSERAGMSRG from the coding sequence ATGACGCAGACAGCTCAACCTGACTTTCTTGTTTTGCCGGACGGACGCCAAATTGCCTATCACAAAACCGAGGGCACTGGGCCGACAGTGGTCTTTTTGGGCGGATTCATGTCGGATATGGAAGGCAGCAAGGCTTTGGCGCTGGAAGATTTTTGCCGCCAGAGAGGCCAGGCTTATGTGAGATTCGATTATTCAGGACATGGCAAATCCTCCGGCCGGTTCGAGGAGGGTACCATTGGCCGCTGGAAGGAAGACGCCTTGGCCGTGGTGAAACAGGTGACCCAGGGGCCGCTGATCCTGGTGGGGTCCAGCATGGGGGGCTGGATCGGCCTTCTTGTGGCGCTGGAGATAACAGAACGCGTTCTGGGATTCGTTGGCATTGCTGCCGCGCCCGACTTTACACGGGAACTCATGTGGGATCTTTATGATGAGGGGATTCGGGCAACGCTGCAAAGGGACGGTGTGTATTATGAACCCAGCGAGTACAGCGAGGAGCCTTATCCCATCACCATGAATCTGATTCAGGAAGGAGATCATCACCTGTTGTTCGGGCGTGGGGGGATTGAACTTAATTGCCCCGTGCGTCTGCTGCATGGGCTGGAAGACAGGGATGTGCCGCCTCACTGGTCCCAGCGGATTTGTGACAATCTTGTCAGCGACGATGTGACCATCACCTATGTCAAAAAGGGGGATCACCGGTTGTCGACGGAAGATGACCTGCGCCGGCTGTGTCAGGCGGTCGCGGACCTGAGCGAACGCGCTGGAATGTCTCGCGGATAA
- the infC gene encoding translation initiation factor IF-3, translated as MTPPQAQKGPRVNEQITEKQVRLIDAEGNNRDVVSIEEALDLAAEAGLDLVEVSPNASPPVCKILDYGKFKYEAQKKASLARKKQKTIDVKEIKMRPGIEKHDYDVKMRSIEKFLNSGDKVKVTLRFRGREMAHQELGMEVLQRVQADFEDRVKIEQHPKLEGRQMIMIMAPK; from the coding sequence ATGACACCCCCCCAGGCCCAGAAGGGGCCGCGGGTGAATGAACAAATAACCGAAAAACAGGTCCGCCTGATTGATGCCGAAGGCAACAACAGGGATGTTGTCAGTATTGAAGAAGCCCTGGATCTGGCCGCCGAAGCAGGGCTGGATCTTGTGGAAGTTTCTCCCAACGCCTCTCCGCCCGTGTGCAAGATCCTAGACTACGGCAAGTTTAAATACGAAGCCCAGAAAAAAGCCAGCCTTGCCCGCAAAAAACAAAAAACCATCGACGTCAAGGAAATCAAGATGCGCCCGGGCATCGAAAAACACGATTATGACGTGAAGATGCGCTCCATTGAAAAATTCCTGAATTCCGGCGACAAGGTTAAGGTGACCCTGCGCTTCCGGGGCCGGGAAATGGCCCATCAGGAACTCGGCATGGAAGTTCTCCAACGGGTCCAGGCGGATTTTGAGGACAGAGTCAAAATTGAACAGCATCCCAAACTGGAAGGCCGCCAGATGATCATGATCATGGCCCCCAAATAA
- the thrS gene encoding threonine--tRNA ligase, with translation MKTDQVSLTLPDGSIRTYPGAVTGLTLAEDIGPGLAKAALAIMVNGEQWDLSREITEDAEVSIITRKDEEALELLRHDAAHVLAEAVKELYPDTQVTIGPAIENGFYYDFARKEPFTPEDLEKIEARMREIVERDEEIIREVWDRDEAIDFFRNMGEEYKAEIIADIPPGEAITLYRQGDFIDLCRGPHLPSTKKLGDAFKLMKVAGAYWRGDSRNEMLQRIYGTAWRDKKELKAYLARLEEAEKRDHRRLGREMNLFHFQEEAAGMPFWHPKGWTIYQQVEAYIRRKQIQHGYKEIRTPQLVDRKLWEMSGHWDKFREHMYTSDSEERVFALKPMNCPCHVQVFNQRLVSYRDLPLRLAEFGCCHRYEPSGALHGLMRVRSFTQDDAHIFCREDQITSETIAFCRMLLEVYEDFGFQNVRVKFSDRPELRAGSDEIWDKAEQALKDAVNAAGLDYTLNPGEGAFYGPKLEFVLTDTIGRDWQCGTFQVDFVLPERLDASYIGSDNDKHRPVMLHRAILGSFERFIGILIEHYAGRFPLWLAPVQVVVTGITSDQDDYVRSVYEQLLAAGLRAEMDLRNEKINYKVREHSHAKVPAIFVAGAREAEKNTVTIRRLGSKEQETLDLNEAIHKLVQEAAAPGS, from the coding sequence ATGAAGACTGATCAAGTTTCCCTGACTCTGCCGGATGGCAGCATCCGGACCTATCCTGGTGCGGTCACAGGGCTTACTCTGGCCGAAGATATCGGGCCGGGTCTGGCCAAGGCGGCGCTGGCGATTATGGTCAATGGTGAACAATGGGACCTGAGCCGTGAGATCACCGAAGACGCCGAGGTGTCGATCATCACCCGCAAGGATGAGGAAGCCCTGGAACTTTTGCGCCATGACGCCGCCCATGTACTGGCCGAGGCGGTCAAGGAACTTTATCCTGACACTCAAGTGACCATTGGCCCGGCCATTGAAAACGGTTTTTATTATGATTTCGCCCGCAAGGAGCCATTTACGCCGGAAGATCTGGAGAAAATCGAAGCCCGTATGAGAGAAATTGTCGAACGGGACGAGGAAATTATCCGTGAAGTCTGGGACCGGGACGAGGCGATCGACTTCTTCCGCAACATGGGCGAGGAGTACAAGGCGGAAATCATTGCCGACATTCCGCCGGGAGAGGCCATCACCCTGTATCGTCAAGGTGATTTTATTGATCTTTGCCGCGGGCCACATCTGCCCAGCACCAAAAAACTTGGCGACGCCTTCAAACTCATGAAGGTGGCCGGAGCCTATTGGCGCGGTGACAGCCGCAATGAAATGCTGCAACGGATTTACGGCACCGCCTGGCGCGACAAAAAGGAACTGAAAGCTTATCTTGCCCGCCTGGAAGAAGCAGAAAAACGCGACCACCGCCGTCTGGGCCGCGAAATGAATTTGTTCCATTTCCAGGAAGAGGCAGCCGGCATGCCGTTCTGGCATCCCAAGGGCTGGACCATCTATCAACAGGTGGAAGCTTATATCCGCCGCAAACAGATCCAGCACGGCTACAAGGAAATCAGGACGCCACAACTGGTAGACCGCAAGCTGTGGGAAATGTCCGGCCACTGGGACAAGTTCCGCGAACATATGTATACCTCAGATTCCGAGGAGCGGGTGTTTGCCCTGAAACCCATGAACTGCCCCTGTCACGTACAGGTGTTCAACCAGAGATTGGTCAGTTACCGGGACCTGCCGCTCAGGCTTGCGGAGTTCGGATGCTGCCACCGTTATGAACCTTCGGGGGCGTTGCACGGGTTGATGCGGGTACGCAGTTTCACACAGGATGACGCCCATATCTTCTGTCGCGAAGACCAGATCACCAGCGAGACCATCGCCTTTTGCCGGATGTTGCTTGAGGTCTATGAGGATTTTGGTTTTCAAAACGTGCGGGTGAAGTTTTCCGACCGGCCGGAACTGCGGGCCGGATCGGACGAAATCTGGGACAAGGCAGAACAAGCCCTGAAAGACGCTGTGAACGCCGCCGGTCTGGACTATACGCTCAACCCCGGCGAAGGTGCCTTTTACGGTCCGAAACTGGAATTCGTGCTCACCGATACCATTGGCCGGGATTGGCAATGCGGCACGTTCCAGGTGGATTTCGTGCTGCCGGAGCGACTGGACGCCTCCTATATCGGTTCTGACAATGACAAACACCGCCCCGTTATGCTGCACCGGGCGATTCTGGGATCTTTTGAACGGTTTATCGGCATTCTGATCGAACATTATGCCGGACGGTTCCCGCTTTGGCTCGCCCCGGTCCAGGTGGTGGTCACCGGAATTACCTCTGATCAGGACGACTATGTGCGAAGTGTATATGAGCAGCTTCTTGCCGCGGGCTTGCGCGCGGAAATGGACCTGCGCAACGAAAAAATCAATTACAAGGTTCGGGAACATTCCCATGCGAAAGTCCCCGCCATTTTCGTGGCCGGCGCCCGGGAAGCGGAAAAAAACACCGTGACCATCCGTCGTTTGGGCTCAAAAGAACAGGAAACCCTTGATTTAAACGAAGCAATCCATAAACTTGTACAGGAAGCTGCCGCACCGGGCTCATGA
- a CDS encoding TraB/GumN family protein, which produces MTIFLHFYPRRVAQAVPQIFLLLFLIFTTAATAEQAVPQQASPALWKLARENGNGHVYLFGSFHVLPRELRWFTGEVRKAFEEVDELVFETSMTTEAQSETALLVMSRSMLPAGYSLKGLLEEEDYARAVQHAAALGLEERQVSRLQPWYLALTLSVQSIMSYGLDPNSGVEKIMQALAEARGLTISGLETPQEQIMALSDHPLEVQTAMLVDTLDKLSDFETYISAYIEAWASGKDEVIAARMIEDMKKYPQMYQAVLVQRNKNWIPKLTYLINSGKSVMVVVGAAHLVGQDGLIRMLEEKGYHFEKVQ; this is translated from the coding sequence ATGACGATTTTTTTACACTTCTATCCGCGACGTGTTGCGCAGGCCGTGCCGCAGATTTTCCTGCTTTTGTTCCTGATCTTTACGACAGCCGCCACGGCGGAACAAGCGGTGCCACAGCAGGCAAGCCCGGCCCTGTGGAAGCTGGCACGGGAAAACGGGAACGGGCATGTTTATCTGTTCGGATCTTTTCATGTGCTGCCGCGGGAACTGCGCTGGTTCACCGGGGAGGTGCGCAAGGCATTTGAAGAGGTGGACGAACTGGTGTTTGAAACCAGTATGACAACCGAGGCGCAATCGGAAACGGCGCTGCTGGTTATGTCGCGCTCAATGTTGCCGGCGGGATACAGTCTGAAGGGGCTTTTGGAGGAAGAAGATTATGCCAGAGCGGTCCAGCATGCAGCAGCCCTGGGGCTTGAAGAACGACAGGTGTCCCGGCTGCAGCCCTGGTATCTGGCGCTGACCCTGTCGGTACAGTCAATCATGTCCTATGGCCTGGACCCCAACAGTGGTGTGGAAAAAATCATGCAGGCCTTGGCGGAGGCGCGGGGGCTGACCATCTCCGGTCTGGAAACCCCTCAAGAGCAGATTATGGCGTTGTCCGATCATCCGCTGGAGGTGCAGACGGCCATGCTGGTTGACACGCTGGACAAACTGTCCGACTTCGAAACTTATATTTCTGCCTATATTGAGGCTTGGGCCTCGGGTAAGGACGAAGTGATTGCGGCCAGAATGATTGAGGATATGAAAAAATATCCCCAGATGTATCAGGCGGTTCTGGTGCAGCGTAATAAGAATTGGATCCCGAAGCTAACCTATCTCATCAATTCCGGGAAATCGGTAATGGTGGTGGTGGGGGCTGCTCATCTGGTGGGGCAGGACGGACTGATCCGTATGCTTGAGGAAAAAGGGTATCATTTCGAGAAAGTGCAATAG
- a CDS encoding efflux RND transporter permease subunit translates to MILSDISVDRPVFATVISLLLITFGVMSFIDLPLRQYPDVNPPVISIRTNYPGASAEVVETKVTQLIEDRVSGIEGIKTISSNSTDGRSSITIEFSINRDLDDAANDIRQRVSTVLNNLPEEADPPEVSKDDENDDPILWLNLRSTTMDNLKLADYAQRYIVDRLSSIDGVARVRTSSSTYAMRIWLDREKMAARNITAGDIENALRTENVELPAGRLESLEREFSVRMSREYTTPEDFARLVIKQDADGHLTRIGDVARVELGAEEYRAEMHSNGDYMIGLGIIKQSKGNTLDVARAVKAERLKINQTLPAGTEIGLSFDGSRFIEEAINEVYKTFAIAMVLVVLVIYLFLGSVRAMLIPAVTVPVSIIASFIFLNIAGFSVNLLTLLALVLSIGLVVDDAILVLENIYRRVENGEPPLVAAYHGAREVGFAVIATTLVLISVFVPIVFIEGETGRMFTEFALAMAAAVAFSSLVALSLSPMLCSKILRKKERDNAFHAGVNAGFKKLEQGYKRTLHWLLKHYWIVLVTMAGVIVLAVSIYRELPAEFMPLEDQGVIYIIAKGPEGSSYETMHKKMFAVEKDLLEYLKTGEAFNVIVRVPGWGSRGMNSGISIFRLVEWDQRDRSAQEIRDELRRKLAKHVDLRIFPSMPTGLRGGSGQPVQFVLQGTDYKELAHWRDIMLNELAGYPGLVGLDSDYKETKPQIMVDINRDRAADLGVSVVTIGRALETMMGSREVTTFVSSGEEYPVILEGRKGDTQTPNDMSNIYVRSDRTGELIPISNLVSLHEVGSASDLKRFNRLRSITLSASLAPGYTLGEVLEHLEETARTHLPATARIDYKGESRDFMEAGRSIYVVFGMAIIVVFLVLAAQFESFRHPFIILLTVPFAMTGAFIGLYLTGQSLNIYSQIGIIMLVGLAAKNGILIVEFANQLRDRGVEFMEALLEASRKRLRPIIMTSITTIMGSVALVLGSGAGAETRFVIGVVVISGVLLATFFTLFIVPVAYMIFARNTASPNAVRRLRQKIEKNLRTQKMGE, encoded by the coding sequence ATGATCCTTTCCGACATTTCCGTTGATCGTCCGGTCTTTGCCACTGTCATCAGCCTTCTGCTGATCACTTTTGGCGTAATGAGCTTCATCGACCTGCCGCTCAGACAATATCCGGATGTGAATCCGCCGGTGATTTCCATCCGCACCAATTATCCCGGTGCGTCAGCCGAGGTCGTAGAAACCAAGGTAACGCAATTGATCGAAGACCGCGTCAGCGGCATAGAGGGCATCAAAACCATTTCCTCCAACAGCACCGATGGTCGGTCTTCTATTACCATCGAATTTTCCATCAACCGCGATCTGGACGACGCCGCCAATGATATTCGTCAGCGGGTCTCAACGGTGCTGAACAACCTGCCGGAAGAAGCCGATCCGCCGGAAGTGTCCAAGGACGATGAAAATGACGATCCGATCCTGTGGCTTAATCTGCGCAGCACCACCATGGACAACCTCAAACTGGCCGATTATGCCCAAAGATATATCGTCGATCGCCTGTCCAGCATTGACGGCGTGGCGCGGGTGCGCACCTCGTCTTCCACCTATGCCATGCGCATCTGGCTGGACCGGGAAAAAATGGCCGCCCGGAATATCACCGCCGGCGATATTGAAAACGCCCTGCGCACCGAAAATGTGGAACTGCCGGCCGGTCGGCTGGAATCCCTGGAACGGGAATTTTCCGTGCGTATGAGCCGCGAATACACAACTCCCGAAGACTTCGCCCGGCTGGTGATCAAACAAGACGCTGACGGTCATCTCACCCGGATCGGCGATGTGGCGCGTGTGGAGCTAGGGGCCGAGGAATACCGGGCTGAGATGCACAGCAACGGCGACTATATGATCGGGCTTGGCATCATCAAGCAATCCAAGGGCAACACTCTTGACGTCGCCCGTGCGGTCAAGGCCGAACGTCTGAAAATCAATCAGACCCTGCCGGCGGGAACCGAAATCGGACTGAGCTTTGATGGCTCCCGCTTTATTGAGGAGGCGATCAACGAAGTTTATAAAACCTTTGCCATTGCCATGGTGTTGGTGGTGTTGGTGATTTATCTGTTTCTGGGCAGCGTGCGGGCCATGCTGATTCCTGCCGTCACGGTGCCGGTGTCCATTATTGCTTCATTTATCTTTCTGAATATTGCCGGCTTTTCCGTCAATCTTCTGACCCTACTAGCACTGGTGCTGTCCATCGGGTTGGTGGTGGATGACGCGATTCTTGTCCTGGAAAACATCTATCGGCGGGTGGAAAATGGCGAACCACCCCTGGTTGCCGCCTATCATGGGGCGCGGGAAGTGGGATTCGCCGTGATTGCCACGACCCTGGTTCTGATCTCGGTCTTTGTCCCGATCGTTTTTATCGAGGGAGAAACCGGGCGCATGTTCACGGAATTCGCCCTGGCCATGGCGGCTGCGGTGGCGTTTTCCTCTCTTGTCGCTCTCTCCCTTTCTCCCATGCTGTGTTCCAAGATCCTGCGCAAAAAAGAACGAGACAATGCCTTCCATGCCGGGGTCAATGCCGGCTTCAAGAAGCTGGAACAGGGCTATAAACGCACTCTCCACTGGCTTCTGAAACATTACTGGATTGTCTTGGTAACCATGGCCGGGGTGATCGTATTGGCGGTGAGCATTTACCGGGAATTGCCCGCAGAATTCATGCCGCTGGAGGACCAGGGCGTGATCTATATTATTGCCAAAGGTCCGGAAGGCAGCAGTTATGAAACCATGCACAAAAAGATGTTCGCCGTGGAAAAAGACCTGCTGGAATATTTGAAAACTGGCGAAGCCTTCAACGTCATTGTGCGGGTGCCCGGCTGGGGCAGCCGGGGCATGAATTCAGGCATCAGCATTTTCCGCCTTGTGGAATGGGACCAACGGGACCGTTCGGCTCAGGAAATTCGCGACGAATTGCGCCGCAAATTGGCCAAACATGTGGATCTCAGGATTTTCCCCAGCATGCCCACCGGCCTGCGCGGGGGATCCGGACAGCCGGTACAGTTTGTGCTTCAGGGCACCGACTATAAGGAACTGGCCCATTGGCGGGACATTATGCTGAACGAACTGGCCGGTTACCCGGGCCTCGTGGGTCTCGACAGTGATTATAAGGAAACCAAACCCCAGATCATGGTGGACATCAACCGCGACCGGGCTGCCGATCTGGGCGTTTCCGTGGTGACCATCGGACGGGCGTTGGAAACCATGATGGGGTCACGCGAGGTCACCACCTTTGTCTCCAGCGGCGAGGAATACCCCGTCATCCTCGAAGGCCGCAAAGGCGACACCCAAACCCCCAACGACATGTCCAACATCTATGTGCGCTCGGACCGCACCGGGGAACTGATTCCCATTTCCAACCTGGTGAGCCTGCATGAAGTGGGCAGTGCCTCGGACCTCAAACGTTTTAACCGGCTGCGCTCCATCACTCTTTCCGCGAGCCTGGCGCCCGGTTATACACTGGGGGAGGTTCTTGAGCATCTGGAAGAAACCGCCCGCACCCATCTGCCCGCCACGGCCCGGATTGACTATAAGGGAGAAAGCCGGGACTTCATGGAAGCCGGCCGCTCCATCTATGTTGTCTTCGGCATGGCGATCATTGTGGTGTTCCTGGTGCTGGCGGCCCAGTTTGAAAGCTTCCGCCATCCGTTCATCATCCTGCTCACCGTACCGTTTGCCATGACCGGCGCCTTTATCGGACTGTATCTCACAGGCCAGTCTTTGAACATCTACAGCCAGATCGGCATCATCATGCTGGTGGGACTTGCGGCCAAGAACGGCATTCTGATCGTGGAATTTGCCAACCAGTTGCGTGACCGCGGCGTCGAGTTCATGGAAGCGCTGCTGGAAGCCTCCCGCAAGCGCCTCCGTCCGATCATCATGACCTCCATCACCACCATAATGGGGTCTGTGGCCCTGGTGCTGGGCAGTGGCGCGGGCGCGGAAACCCGATTTGTCATCGGGGTGGTGGTAATCAGCGGCGTCTTGCTCGCCACCTTCTTTACCCTGTTTATCGTACCGGTGGCCTATATGATTTTCGCCCGCAATACCGCCTCTCCCAATGCGGTGCGGCGGCTGCGGCAGAAAATCGAAAAAAATCTGAGAACGCAGAAAATGGGGGAATAG
- a CDS encoding efflux RND transporter periplasmic adaptor subunit has product MFLRLLFILLLLAAGLAAYFYLPKETGPQNSAGSRVVQVIAAPVKMDEFIDTVEALGTCKANESVILTASTTDKVAAINFSDGMVVRKGTVLATLDNDEEMADLREAEANLAEQERELKRIRGLVQAKTLPTARLDAQKTLYEKALAQVQMSRARLKDRQIIAPFDGRLGLRQISVGALLTPGTIITTIDDLSVIKVDFTVPEAFISALKQGQKIKARSEAYDRIFEGTVTTIDTRVNPVSRAVTVRAEIPNPDMLLRPGMLLSIDLIKNRAKSIMIPEEAVIIYEDRKYVFVVQEDNTTARRQIVTGRRRPGAVEVLSGLEVGELVVTQGLLKVQDGTRVEVRPLSPEDGTVARTEES; this is encoded by the coding sequence ATGTTCTTGAGGCTTCTGTTTATTCTGTTGCTGCTGGCGGCCGGTCTTGCCGCCTATTTTTACCTGCCGAAGGAAACCGGCCCACAAAATTCTGCCGGCTCCCGGGTGGTGCAGGTCATTGCCGCGCCGGTTAAAATGGATGAATTTATCGACACCGTAGAAGCCCTGGGCACCTGTAAGGCCAATGAGTCCGTCATTCTCACCGCCAGCACCACCGACAAAGTGGCCGCCATCAATTTCAGCGACGGTATGGTGGTACGCAAGGGCACTGTCCTGGCCACGCTGGACAATGATGAGGAAATGGCCGATCTCAGGGAAGCAGAAGCCAATCTCGCCGAACAGGAAAGGGAGCTGAAACGTATCCGTGGCCTGGTGCAGGCCAAAACCCTGCCCACCGCCCGACTGGATGCGCAGAAAACCCTGTATGAAAAAGCCCTCGCCCAGGTCCAGATGTCCCGCGCCCGGCTCAAAGACCGGCAGATCATCGCCCCCTTTGACGGCCGACTGGGGCTTCGACAGATCAGTGTGGGCGCTCTGCTCACGCCGGGCACCATCATTACCACCATTGACGATCTTTCGGTCATCAAAGTGGATTTTACCGTGCCCGAAGCCTTTATTTCTGCGTTGAAACAAGGCCAGAAAATCAAGGCTCGATCTGAAGCCTATGACCGGATTTTTGAAGGCACGGTGACCACCATTGACACCCGGGTCAATCCGGTCTCCCGGGCCGTCACGGTACGGGCGGAAATTCCCAATCCCGACATGCTGCTGAGACCGGGCATGCTGCTGTCCATTGACCTGATCAAAAACCGGGCCAAATCCATTATGATTCCGGAAGAGGCCGTGATCATTTATGAAGATCGCAAATATGTCTTTGTCGTTCAGGAGGACAACACCACCGCCCGCCGACAGATTGTCACTGGTCGCCGCCGGCCGGGGGCCGTTGAAGTTCTGTCTGGTCTTGAAGTGGGCGAACTGGTGGTAACCCAGGGCCTTCTGAAAGTTCAGGATGGGACACGGGTCGAGGTCAGACCCCTTTCCCCCGAGGACGGAACCGTCGCCCGCACAGAGGAGAGCTGA